In the genome of Raphanus sativus cultivar WK10039 chromosome 4, ASM80110v3, whole genome shotgun sequence, one region contains:
- the LOC108855556 gene encoding V-type proton ATPase subunit a1, producing the protein MDDFLDKLPQMDLMRSEKMTLVQLIIPVESAHRCVTYLGELGLLQFRDLNADKSPFQRTFATQVKRCGEMSRKLRFFKDQIDKAGLRCLPRHEVEPDIELGDLERQLADHEHEVLEMNSNSEKLRLTYNELLEFKIVLQKASGFLVSSNAHAIGDETELHESTYSNNGFIESCSLLEQEMRHEPLNQSGLRFISGIINKDKLLKFERMLFRATRGNMLFNQTPSDEEIMDPSTSEMVEKIVFVVFFSGEQARTKILKICEAFGANCYPVPEDITKQRQLTREVLSRLSDLEATLDAGTRHRNNALNAVGYSLIKWMTTVRREKAVYDTLNMLNFDVTKKCLVGEGWCPTFAKTQIHEVLQRATFDSNSQAGVIFHEMQAVESPPTYFRTNKLTNAFQEIIDAYGVARYQEANPAVYSVVTYPFLFAVMFGDWGHGLCLLLGALYLLARERKLSTQKLGSFMEMLFGGRYVILLMALFSIYCGLIYNEFFSVPFHIFGGSAYKCRDTTCSDAYTVGLVKYRDPYPFGVDPSWRGSRTELPYLNSLKMKMSILLGIAQMNLGLILSFFNARFFGSSLDIRYQFIPQMIFLNSLFGYLSLLIIIKWCTGSQADLYHVMIYMFLSPTEELGENELFWGQRPLQILLLLMAFIAVPWMLFPKPFALRKIHMERFQGRTYGVLGTSEVDLDVEPDSARGHQEEEFNFSEIFVHQLIHSIEFVLGSVSNTASYLRLWALSLAHSELSTVFYEKVLLLAWGYENILIRLIGVVVFAFATAFILLMMETLSAFLHALRLHWVEFMGKFFHGDGYKFKPFSFALISDDDE; encoded by the exons ATGGACGATTTCTTAGACAAGTTGCCGCAGATGGATCTGATGCGCTCGGAGAAGATGACGCTCGTCCAGCTTATCATCCCCGTCGAGTCCGCCCACCGTTGCGTCACTTATCTCGGCGAACTCGGCCTCTTGCAGTTCCGCGAC CTAAATGCGGATAAAAGTCCCTTTCAGCGCACATTTGCTACTCAG GTAAAACGATGTGGTGAGATGTCAAGGAAGCTACGTTTCTTTAAAGATCAAATCGACAAAGCTGGTCTAAGATGTTTACCCCGCCATGAAGTAGAACCGGACATTGAGCTTGGAGATTTAGAG AGACAACTTGCTGATCACGAGCATGAGGTACTGGAAATGAACTCAAACAGTGAAAAGCTTCGGCTGACATATAATGAACTTCTTGAATTCAAGATAGTTCTTCAAAAG GCAAGTGGTTTCCTTGTCTCAAGTAATGCTCATGCAATTGGAGATGAAACAGAACTGCATGAAAGCACCTACTCAAATAATGGTTTTATTGAGAGTTGCTCTTTACTAGAGCAG GAAATGAGGCATGAACCCTTGAATCAATCAGGACTGAGATTTATTAGTGGAATCATTAACAAAGACAAACTTCTTAAGTTTGAAAGAATGTTGTTTCGTGCAACAAGAGGCAATATGCTTTTCAACCAAACACCCTCTGATGAGGAAATCATGGATCCTTCAACATCAGAAATG GTGGAGAAAATTGTATTTGTGGTTTTCTTTTCTGGGGAGCAAGCAAGgacaaaaatattgaaaatatgtgaAGCATTTGGTGCAAATTGCTATCCTGTCCCGGAGGATATAACAAAGCAGAGGCAGCTTACGAGAGAG GTCTTGTCGCGACTCTCTGATCTGGAGGCCACGCTAGATGCTGGAACTCGCCATCGGAATAATGCTCTTAATGCTGTTGGTTACAGCTTGATAAAATGGATGACAACG GTTCGGAGAGAAAAAGCGGTTTATGATACTCTGAACATGCTAAATTTTGATGTAACCAAAAAATGCCTTGTTGGCGAAGGTTGGTGCCCCACATTTGCGAAGACCCAG ATTCATGAGGTCCTTCAGCGAGCCACTTTTGACAGCAATTCACAAGCGGGCGTTATATTTCATGAAATGCAAGCGGTAGAATCACCTCCCACCTATTTCAGAACGAACAAACTTACTAATGCGTTCCAGGAGATAATTGATGCTTACGG TGTTGCGAGATATCAAGAGGCAAACCCGGCAGTTTATTCAGTTGTCACATATCCCTTTTTGTTCGCTGTTATGTTTGGCGATTGGGGTCATGGTCTATGCTTGCTGCTAGGAGCGTTGTATCTTCTTGCTCGTGAAAGGAAGCTGAGTACGCAG AAACTCGGAAGCTTTATGGAGATGCTCTTTGGAGGCCGCTATGTAATCTTACTGATGGCACTTTTCTCAATATATTGTGGGCTTATCTACAATGAGTTCTTCTCTGTTCCTTTCCACATATTTGGTGGTTCAGCTTACAAATGCAGAGATACTACTTGTAG TGATGCTTACACGGTTGGTTTAGTCAAGTACCGTGATCCGTACCCTTTTGGCGTAGATCCCAGTTGGCGTGGAAGTCGTACAGAACTCCCTTACCTAAACTCGCTTAAGATGAAGATGTCTATTCTGCTGGGAATTGCTCAGATGAATCTTGGACTAATATTAAGTTTCTTCAATGCTCGCTTCTTCGGCTCTTCATTAGATATAAG GTATCAGTTTATACCCCAGATGATATTTCTGAACAGCCTATTCGGTTACCTTTCActactcatcatcatcaagtgGTGCACTGGATCGCAAGCGGACTTGTATCATGTCATGATCTACATGTTTCTAAGTCCAACCGAAGAACTTGGTGAAAATGAGTTGTTCTGGGGCCAACGTCCACTTCAG ATTCTGTTATTGCTTATGGCATTCATTGCTGTTCCATGGATGCTTTTCCCAAAACCTTTTGCACTCAGGAAAATTCACATGGAG AGGTTTCAAGGTCGCACGTACGGCGTTCTTGGTACTTCTGAGGTGGATCTGGATGTAGAACCAGACTCAGCTAGAGGGCATCAGGAAGAAGAGTTTAACTTCAGCGAGATATTTGTACATCAGTTGATTCACTCCATCGAGTTTGTTCTAGGTTCAGTATCTAACACAGCATCTTACCTTCGTCTCTGGGCTCTTAG TTTGGCTCATTCGGAATTGTCGACGGTCTTCTATGAGAAAGTTCTTCTTCTTGCCTGGGG GTACGAGAACATTTTGATCCGGTTGATCGGAGTAGTGGTGTTTGCGTTTGCAACAGCGTTTATACTTCTGATGATGGAAACACTAAGTGCGTTTCTTCATGCGCTGCGTCTTCACTGGGTGGAATTCATGGGGAAGTTCTTCCATGGAGATGGTTACAAGTTCAAGCCTTTCTCTTTTGCTTTGATCTCAGATGACGATGAATAA
- the LOC108855773 gene encoding general negative regulator of transcription subunit 4 isoform X1 — MNSDKGEKTCPLCAEEMDLTDQHFNPCQCGYQICVWCWHHIIEMAEKDKTHGLCPACRTPYDKDKIVAMNASCERLVAELNNDRKKSLKAAAAKPKAASEGRKDLNLTGVRVIQRNLVYVMSLPFDLADEDQRFQRREYFGQYGKVVKVAMSRTQAGDIQLFPNDSCSVYITYSKEEEAIRCIRSVHQFVLDGRILKACFGTMKYCHAWLRNMPCNNAECLYLHEIGAPEDSFTKDETVSVHMRKIIHEITGAVANFPRRSGYMLPPPVDDFVDRHIPKCVPNNSQSVAKTSRPNSSNGRSVTLPAGALWGMHASSQSSVPNTPRSGEPLRDKAVTVSSGELLNSQSDFPEFSLVNRPQTSNNKTLVSANMDTTRAVSVPSTCTDFLEPTSQSCGDKKISRGIQSVCSNSVAVDADSVVDGYGRLSRSDSSDVDQASLKSSRTEVSRDSLQHLANEIREVRQLKKTGLTNTNEVVFPREEVNAGTALMSPLVTDISSFIRERLKDPEVFSCQPNKSGFLRTMQPSSSQYKADHDETKSLFGSSSAESRGINIASISHGEQQSNGNSRSEIDDRIANILSLDLDEYLTSSTHNLSKQLGAGDSEARSRKAASSCEFKNNQSRFSFARQDESKDQAFGSYNVFNQIPHSSSDLYKNSSEQQSSDLDMLGMYNGISSSYLKGMDHVTQNSTLHSSYKPPPVPRCPITAPPGFSVASRPPPPPGFASNGREHQTFNGFSGNHRYSDSPVYINPYHQSLPVENNGGVRDVQFMDPAIMAVGQGFENPSLDYRSNFQGNTNMFAKFQQQQAAVQSPLSSHQNCRLTDSFGMASRFIDQSQGSSSNILSRNMGLPNGQWDGLSNEIQSLNRLQNERFSGSTNRMMNGYNGSFRI; from the exons ATGAATAGTGACAAAGGAGAAAAGACTTGTCCTCTATGTGCCGAGGAGATGGACTTGACTGACCAGCATTTCAACCCTTGCCAATGTGGTTACCAG ATATGTGTTTGGTGTTGGCATCATATTATAGAGATGGCCGAGAAAGATAAGACACATGGACTCTGCCCTGCTTGTCGAACCCCTTATGATAAGGACAAGATTGTTGCAATGAATGCTAGCTGTGAAAG GTTGGTTGCTGAACTTAACAATGACCGGAAAAAATCACTCAAGGCTGCCGCCGCCAAGCCTAAAGCTGCTTCAGAGGGAAGGAAAGATCTAAATCTAACTGGTGTGAGAGTCATTCAGAGAAACTTGGTTTATGTTATGAGCTTGCCTTTCGATCTTGCAGATGAAGAC CAGCGTTTTCAGAGGAGAGAATACTTTGGTCAATATGGGAAAGTCGTTAAGGTAGCAATGTCTCGAACGCAAGCAGGGGATATCCAACTCTTTCCAAACGATTCCTGCAGTGT ATACATTACTTACTCCAAAGAAGAGGAAGCAATTCGATGTATCCGATCAGTACATCAATTTGTTTTGGATGGTAGAATTCTGAA GGCATGTTTTGGGACCATGAAGTACTGTCATGCGTGGTTAAGAAACATG ccTTGTAACAATGCAGAATGTCTTTACTTGCATGAGATCGGTGCCCCAGAGGATAGTTTCACAAAAGATGAAACCGTATCAGTGCACATGAG gaaaattattcaCGAAATTACTGGTGCGGTGGCTAATTTTCCGCGGCGTTCAGGATATATGTTACCTCCACCAGTGGATGATTTTGTTGATAGACATATTCCAAAATGTGTGCCGAAT AATTCACAGAGTGTGGCTAAAACTTCTCGCCCAAATAGTAGCAACGGCCGATCTGTTACTCTTCCTGCTGGAGCCTTGTG GGGAATGCATGCTTCAAGCCAATCTTCGGTACCAAATACACCACGCTCTGGCGAACCCTTAAGAGATAAAGCAGTCACAGTCTCATCTGGGGAGCTATTGAATAGTCAGAGTGATTTTCCAGAGTTTTCCTTGGTTAATAGGCCCCAGACCAGTAATAATAAGACACTAGTTTCTGCAAATATGGATACTACTAGAGCTGTTAGTGTGCCGTCAACTTGCACAGATTTTCTAGAGCCTACTTCTCAGTCTTGTGGAGATAAAAAGATTAGTAGAGGTATACAGAGTGTTTGCAGCAACTCTGTGGCAGTTGATGCAGATAGTGTTGTGGATGGCTATGGAAGGCTAAGTAGGTCTGACAGTTCAGATGTTGATCAAGCTTCCTTAAAGTCGTCTCGTACAGAAGTGTCCCGAGACTCTCTACAGCATTTAGCCAATGAAATTAGAGAAGTGCGCCAATTAAAGAAGACTGGTCTAACTAACACAAATGAAGTTGTCTTCCCAAGAGAAGAAGTTAATGCAGGCACTGCTTTGATGTCTCCTTTGGTAACAGATATATCATCTTTCATTAGAGAAAGACTCAAGGATCCTGAAGTTTTTAGCTGTCAGCCCAATAAATCTGGTTTCCTACGCACTATGCAGCCTTCTTCATCCCAGTACAAGGCTGATCATGATGAAACCAAGAGTCTGTTTGGGTCCTCCTCGGCTGAAAGCAGAGGAATTAATATAGCTTCCATCTCACATGGAGAGCAACAATCAAATGGAAACTCTAGGAGTGAAATAGATGACAGGATTGCAAATATATTGTCGTTAGATCTTGATGAATACTTGACATCATCAACTCATAACTTGTCGAAGCAACTAGGGGCAGGAGACTCAGAGGCCAGGTCTCGTAAGGCAGCCAGTTCCTGCGAATTTAAGAACAATCAGTCCCGATTTTCTTTTGCAAGGCAAGATGAGTCAAAGGATCAAGCTTTTGGATCTTATAACGTCTTTAACCAGATACCACATAGCAGTAGTGACTTGTACAAAAATTCTTCAGAACAACAGAGTTCTGATTTGGATATGCTTGGGATGTATAATGGTATTTCATCCAGTTATCTCAAAGGAATGGATCATGTCACGCAAAACTCCACTTTGCACTCGTCTTATAAACCTCCTC CTGTTCCAAGATGTCCGATTACAGCGCCACCTGGATTTTCAGTTGCTAGTcgacctcctcctcctccaggcTTCGCGTCAAATGGGAGAGAACATCAGACATTTAATGGCTTTTCAg GAAACCATCGTTATTCTGATTCACCAGTGTACATAAACCCATATCATCAGTCACTTCCAGTTGAAAACAATGGTGGTGTCAGAGATGTTCAGTTTATGGATCCTGCGATTATGGCTGTAGGTCAGGGCTTTGAGAATCCAAGCCTAGATTACCGATCAAACTTTCAAGGAAACACAAACATGTTTGCAAAGTTTCAACAACAACAGGCAGCAGTGCAGAGCCCTTTGTCTTCGCATCAGAACTGTAGACTCACTGACTCTTTCGGAATGGCATCAAGGTTTATAGATCAATCTCAAGGGAGTAGTAGTAACATACTATCTAGGAACATGGGCTTGCCTAATGGCCAGTGGGATGGGTTGAGCAACGAGATCCAAAGTCTAAACAGGCTCCAGAATGAGAGATTTAGTGGGTCAACAAATCGTATGATGAATGGTTACAATGGGAGTTTCAGGATTTAA
- the LOC108855773 gene encoding general negative regulator of transcription subunit 4 isoform X2 codes for MNSDKGEKTCPLCAEEMDLTDQHFNPCQCGYQICVWCWHHIIEMAEKDKTHGLCPACRTPYDKDKIVAMNASCERLVAELNNDRKKSLKAAAAKPKAASEGRKDLNLTGVRVIQRNLVYVMSLPFDLADEDRFQRREYFGQYGKVVKVAMSRTQAGDIQLFPNDSCSVYITYSKEEEAIRCIRSVHQFVLDGRILKACFGTMKYCHAWLRNMPCNNAECLYLHEIGAPEDSFTKDETVSVHMRKIIHEITGAVANFPRRSGYMLPPPVDDFVDRHIPKCVPNNSQSVAKTSRPNSSNGRSVTLPAGALWGMHASSQSSVPNTPRSGEPLRDKAVTVSSGELLNSQSDFPEFSLVNRPQTSNNKTLVSANMDTTRAVSVPSTCTDFLEPTSQSCGDKKISRGIQSVCSNSVAVDADSVVDGYGRLSRSDSSDVDQASLKSSRTEVSRDSLQHLANEIREVRQLKKTGLTNTNEVVFPREEVNAGTALMSPLVTDISSFIRERLKDPEVFSCQPNKSGFLRTMQPSSSQYKADHDETKSLFGSSSAESRGINIASISHGEQQSNGNSRSEIDDRIANILSLDLDEYLTSSTHNLSKQLGAGDSEARSRKAASSCEFKNNQSRFSFARQDESKDQAFGSYNVFNQIPHSSSDLYKNSSEQQSSDLDMLGMYNGISSSYLKGMDHVTQNSTLHSSYKPPPVPRCPITAPPGFSVASRPPPPPGFASNGREHQTFNGFSGNHRYSDSPVYINPYHQSLPVENNGGVRDVQFMDPAIMAVGQGFENPSLDYRSNFQGNTNMFAKFQQQQAAVQSPLSSHQNCRLTDSFGMASRFIDQSQGSSSNILSRNMGLPNGQWDGLSNEIQSLNRLQNERFSGSTNRMMNGYNGSFRI; via the exons ATGAATAGTGACAAAGGAGAAAAGACTTGTCCTCTATGTGCCGAGGAGATGGACTTGACTGACCAGCATTTCAACCCTTGCCAATGTGGTTACCAG ATATGTGTTTGGTGTTGGCATCATATTATAGAGATGGCCGAGAAAGATAAGACACATGGACTCTGCCCTGCTTGTCGAACCCCTTATGATAAGGACAAGATTGTTGCAATGAATGCTAGCTGTGAAAG GTTGGTTGCTGAACTTAACAATGACCGGAAAAAATCACTCAAGGCTGCCGCCGCCAAGCCTAAAGCTGCTTCAGAGGGAAGGAAAGATCTAAATCTAACTGGTGTGAGAGTCATTCAGAGAAACTTGGTTTATGTTATGAGCTTGCCTTTCGATCTTGCAGATGAAGAC CGTTTTCAGAGGAGAGAATACTTTGGTCAATATGGGAAAGTCGTTAAGGTAGCAATGTCTCGAACGCAAGCAGGGGATATCCAACTCTTTCCAAACGATTCCTGCAGTGT ATACATTACTTACTCCAAAGAAGAGGAAGCAATTCGATGTATCCGATCAGTACATCAATTTGTTTTGGATGGTAGAATTCTGAA GGCATGTTTTGGGACCATGAAGTACTGTCATGCGTGGTTAAGAAACATG ccTTGTAACAATGCAGAATGTCTTTACTTGCATGAGATCGGTGCCCCAGAGGATAGTTTCACAAAAGATGAAACCGTATCAGTGCACATGAG gaaaattattcaCGAAATTACTGGTGCGGTGGCTAATTTTCCGCGGCGTTCAGGATATATGTTACCTCCACCAGTGGATGATTTTGTTGATAGACATATTCCAAAATGTGTGCCGAAT AATTCACAGAGTGTGGCTAAAACTTCTCGCCCAAATAGTAGCAACGGCCGATCTGTTACTCTTCCTGCTGGAGCCTTGTG GGGAATGCATGCTTCAAGCCAATCTTCGGTACCAAATACACCACGCTCTGGCGAACCCTTAAGAGATAAAGCAGTCACAGTCTCATCTGGGGAGCTATTGAATAGTCAGAGTGATTTTCCAGAGTTTTCCTTGGTTAATAGGCCCCAGACCAGTAATAATAAGACACTAGTTTCTGCAAATATGGATACTACTAGAGCTGTTAGTGTGCCGTCAACTTGCACAGATTTTCTAGAGCCTACTTCTCAGTCTTGTGGAGATAAAAAGATTAGTAGAGGTATACAGAGTGTTTGCAGCAACTCTGTGGCAGTTGATGCAGATAGTGTTGTGGATGGCTATGGAAGGCTAAGTAGGTCTGACAGTTCAGATGTTGATCAAGCTTCCTTAAAGTCGTCTCGTACAGAAGTGTCCCGAGACTCTCTACAGCATTTAGCCAATGAAATTAGAGAAGTGCGCCAATTAAAGAAGACTGGTCTAACTAACACAAATGAAGTTGTCTTCCCAAGAGAAGAAGTTAATGCAGGCACTGCTTTGATGTCTCCTTTGGTAACAGATATATCATCTTTCATTAGAGAAAGACTCAAGGATCCTGAAGTTTTTAGCTGTCAGCCCAATAAATCTGGTTTCCTACGCACTATGCAGCCTTCTTCATCCCAGTACAAGGCTGATCATGATGAAACCAAGAGTCTGTTTGGGTCCTCCTCGGCTGAAAGCAGAGGAATTAATATAGCTTCCATCTCACATGGAGAGCAACAATCAAATGGAAACTCTAGGAGTGAAATAGATGACAGGATTGCAAATATATTGTCGTTAGATCTTGATGAATACTTGACATCATCAACTCATAACTTGTCGAAGCAACTAGGGGCAGGAGACTCAGAGGCCAGGTCTCGTAAGGCAGCCAGTTCCTGCGAATTTAAGAACAATCAGTCCCGATTTTCTTTTGCAAGGCAAGATGAGTCAAAGGATCAAGCTTTTGGATCTTATAACGTCTTTAACCAGATACCACATAGCAGTAGTGACTTGTACAAAAATTCTTCAGAACAACAGAGTTCTGATTTGGATATGCTTGGGATGTATAATGGTATTTCATCCAGTTATCTCAAAGGAATGGATCATGTCACGCAAAACTCCACTTTGCACTCGTCTTATAAACCTCCTC CTGTTCCAAGATGTCCGATTACAGCGCCACCTGGATTTTCAGTTGCTAGTcgacctcctcctcctccaggcTTCGCGTCAAATGGGAGAGAACATCAGACATTTAATGGCTTTTCAg GAAACCATCGTTATTCTGATTCACCAGTGTACATAAACCCATATCATCAGTCACTTCCAGTTGAAAACAATGGTGGTGTCAGAGATGTTCAGTTTATGGATCCTGCGATTATGGCTGTAGGTCAGGGCTTTGAGAATCCAAGCCTAGATTACCGATCAAACTTTCAAGGAAACACAAACATGTTTGCAAAGTTTCAACAACAACAGGCAGCAGTGCAGAGCCCTTTGTCTTCGCATCAGAACTGTAGACTCACTGACTCTTTCGGAATGGCATCAAGGTTTATAGATCAATCTCAAGGGAGTAGTAGTAACATACTATCTAGGAACATGGGCTTGCCTAATGGCCAGTGGGATGGGTTGAGCAACGAGATCCAAAGTCTAAACAGGCTCCAGAATGAGAGATTTAGTGGGTCAACAAATCGTATGATGAATGGTTACAATGGGAGTTTCAGGATTTAA
- the LOC108851615 gene encoding DNA repair protein RAD51 homolog 2 isoform X2 yields MANKLIGEMDLHKRISNIFAARNIITAKDALSMTEFELMELLDVGVNEIQSAVRLISQAASPPCLSARSLMEQKVENEYLSGHLPTHLKGLDSALCGGIPFGVLTELVGPPGIGKSQFCMKLALSASFPKAYGGLDGRVVYIDVESKFSSRRVIEMGLKSFPEVFHLKGMAQEMAGRILVLRPASLSDFTESIQELKESILQNQVKLLVIDSMTALLSGENKPGDQRHQQHQLGWHISFLKSLAEFARIPIVVTNQVRSQNRDETSQYSFQAKLKDGSQEHTRTYDSHLVAALGINWAHAVTIRLVLESKSGQRIIKVAKSPMSPPLAFPFHITSAGISLLSDEGTELKGPGINNIHARGHSEMINFNGDCS; encoded by the exons ATGGCGAACAAGCTCATCGGAGAAATGGATCTTCACAAGAGAATCTCTAACATATTCGCCGCCCGAAACATCATCACCGCCAAG GATGCATTGTCAATGACGGAGTTTGAGTTGATGGAGCTTCTAGACGTTGGAGTGAATGAGATACAATCAGCTGTTAGACTCATCAGCCAAGCTGCTTCTCCTCCCTGTCTATCC GCTCGATCTTTGATGGAGCAAAAGGTGGAAAACGAGTATCTGTCGGGTCATCTTCCGACCCATTTGAAGGGGTTGGACTCAGCCTTGTGTGGTGGGATTCCTTTTGGTGTGCTTACTGAGCTGGTAGGCCCTCCTGGTATTGGTAAATCACAG TTTTGCATGAAGCTTGCTCTGTCAGCTTCGTTTCCTAAAGCTTATGGAGGTTTAGATGGTCGTGTGGTATACATAGACGTTGAGTCCAAGTTTAGTTCCAGAAG GGTGATAGAGATGGGATTGAAGAGCTTTCCTGAAGTGTTTCACCTTAAAGGAATGGCACAAGAG ATGGCAGGAAGAATCCTAGTTTTGCGGCCAGCTTCTTTATCCGACTTTACTGAAAG TATACAAGAACTCAAGGAATCGATTCTTCAAAACCAAGTGAAGCTGCTAGTGATTGATAGTATGACAGCTCTTCTTTCAGG AGAAAACAAACCTGGAGATCAGAGACATCAGCAGCATCAGTTGGGTTGGCATATTTCTTTCTTAAA ATCGCTTGCTGAGTTTGCACGGATTCCTATAGTGGTAACTAATCAAGTTAGATCTCAAAACCGAGATGAAACCAGTCAGTACTCTTTCCAAG CTAAACTGAAAGATGGATCTCAAGAACACACAAGGACGTATGATTCTCACCTTGTTGCTGCTTTGGGGATCAACTGGGCTCATGCTGTAACTATCCGGTTGGTTCTTGAATCCAAATCAG GTCAGAGAATCATCAAGGTGGCCAAATCTCCTATGTCACCTCCTCTAGCATTCCCTTTCCATATAACATCAGCTGGTATCTCCTTGCTCAGCGATGAGGGTACTGAACTGAAAGGCCCAGGAATCAACAACATTCATGCTCGAG GGCACAGCGAGATGATTAACTTTAACGGGGACTGCTCgtaa
- the LOC108851615 gene encoding DNA repair protein RAD51 homolog 2 isoform X1: MANKLIGEMDLHKRISNIFAARNIITAKDALSMTEFELMELLDVGVNEIQSAVRLISQAASPPCLSARSLMEQKVENEYLSGHLPTHLKGLDSALCGGIPFGVLTELVGPPGIGKSQFCMKLALSASFPKAYGGLDGRVVYIDVESKFSSRRVIEMGLKSFPEVFHLKGMAQEMAGRILVLRPASLSDFTESSIQELKESILQNQVKLLVIDSMTALLSGENKPGDQRHQQHQLGWHISFLKSLAEFARIPIVVTNQVRSQNRDETSQYSFQAKLKDGSQEHTRTYDSHLVAALGINWAHAVTIRLVLESKSGQRIIKVAKSPMSPPLAFPFHITSAGISLLSDEGTELKGPGINNIHARGHSEMINFNGDCS, encoded by the exons ATGGCGAACAAGCTCATCGGAGAAATGGATCTTCACAAGAGAATCTCTAACATATTCGCCGCCCGAAACATCATCACCGCCAAG GATGCATTGTCAATGACGGAGTTTGAGTTGATGGAGCTTCTAGACGTTGGAGTGAATGAGATACAATCAGCTGTTAGACTCATCAGCCAAGCTGCTTCTCCTCCCTGTCTATCC GCTCGATCTTTGATGGAGCAAAAGGTGGAAAACGAGTATCTGTCGGGTCATCTTCCGACCCATTTGAAGGGGTTGGACTCAGCCTTGTGTGGTGGGATTCCTTTTGGTGTGCTTACTGAGCTGGTAGGCCCTCCTGGTATTGGTAAATCACAG TTTTGCATGAAGCTTGCTCTGTCAGCTTCGTTTCCTAAAGCTTATGGAGGTTTAGATGGTCGTGTGGTATACATAGACGTTGAGTCCAAGTTTAGTTCCAGAAG GGTGATAGAGATGGGATTGAAGAGCTTTCCTGAAGTGTTTCACCTTAAAGGAATGGCACAAGAG ATGGCAGGAAGAATCCTAGTTTTGCGGCCAGCTTCTTTATCCGACTTTACTGAAAG CAGTATACAAGAACTCAAGGAATCGATTCTTCAAAACCAAGTGAAGCTGCTAGTGATTGATAGTATGACAGCTCTTCTTTCAGG AGAAAACAAACCTGGAGATCAGAGACATCAGCAGCATCAGTTGGGTTGGCATATTTCTTTCTTAAA ATCGCTTGCTGAGTTTGCACGGATTCCTATAGTGGTAACTAATCAAGTTAGATCTCAAAACCGAGATGAAACCAGTCAGTACTCTTTCCAAG CTAAACTGAAAGATGGATCTCAAGAACACACAAGGACGTATGATTCTCACCTTGTTGCTGCTTTGGGGATCAACTGGGCTCATGCTGTAACTATCCGGTTGGTTCTTGAATCCAAATCAG GTCAGAGAATCATCAAGGTGGCCAAATCTCCTATGTCACCTCCTCTAGCATTCCCTTTCCATATAACATCAGCTGGTATCTCCTTGCTCAGCGATGAGGGTACTGAACTGAAAGGCCCAGGAATCAACAACATTCATGCTCGAG GGCACAGCGAGATGATTAACTTTAACGGGGACTGCTCgtaa